A DNA window from Delphinus delphis chromosome 6, mDelDel1.2, whole genome shotgun sequence contains the following coding sequences:
- the LOC132426806 gene encoding large ribosomal subunit protein eL21: protein MTNTKGKRRGTRYMFSRPFRKHGVVPLATYMRIYKKGDIVDIKGMGTVQKGMPHKCYHGKTGRVYNVTQHAVGIIVNKQVKGKILAKRINVRIEHIKHSKSRDSFLKRVKENDQKKKEAKEKGTWVQLKRQPAPPREAHFVRTNGKEPELLEPIPYEFMA from the coding sequence ATGACCAAcacaaagggaaagaggaggggcacCCGCTACATGTTCTCTAGGCCTTTTAGAAAACATGGAGTTGTTCCTTTGGCCACATACATGCGAATCTACAAGAAAGGTGATATTGTAGATATCAAGGGAATGGGCACTGTTCAAAAAGGAATGCCCCACAAATGTTACCATGGCAAAACTGGGAGAGTCTACAATGTTACCCAGCATGCTGTTGGCATCATTGTAAACAAACAAGTTAAGGGCAAGATTCTTGCCAAGAGAATTAATGTGCGTATCGAGCATATTAAGCACTCTAAGAGCCGGGATAGCTTCCTGAAACGGGTGaaggaaaatgatcagaaaaagaaggaagccaaagagaaaggTACTTGGGTTCAACTGAAGCGCCAGCCTGCTCCACCCAGAGAAGCACACTTCGTGAGAACCAATGGAAAGGAGCCTGAACTGTTGGAGCCCATTCCCTATGAATTCATGGCATGA